A stretch of Synechococcus sp. MIT S9220 DNA encodes these proteins:
- a CDS encoding cupin domain-containing protein: MRAPVLSLIAITSLLVPGAAALAHGNHEPHTVTPAREQRPAPRDAPSTTTKVSVESLGSLDLSREFAALQGRMLRTRRITIAPGGSVAWHQHQQRPGVAYLINGSLIEIRDNGTGPRAIQRKAGDAVFESTGVLHGWRNDSDQPATAVVIDLVPQTQP, encoded by the coding sequence ATGCGAGCCCCCGTCCTGTCGCTGATCGCCATCACCAGCCTGCTGGTTCCGGGAGCCGCGGCCCTGGCTCACGGCAACCACGAACCCCATACCGTGACGCCCGCCCGCGAACAACGCCCAGCACCCCGTGATGCTCCATCCACCACCACAAAGGTGAGCGTGGAATCGCTGGGCAGCCTGGATCTCTCCAGGGAATTCGCCGCACTGCAAGGACGGATGCTGCGCACCAGGCGCATCACGATTGCTCCCGGTGGATCAGTGGCCTGGCATCAGCATCAGCAACGGCCCGGTGTTGCCTACCTGATCAACGGATCCCTGATCGAGATCCGCGATAACGGAACAGGTCCCCGTGCGATTCAGCGCAAGGCCGGAGATGCCGTCTTCGAATCCACCGGCGTGCTGCACGGCTGGAGAAACGACTCAGACCAACCAGCCACCGCCGTGGTGATCGATCTGGTGCCGCAGACGCAGCCATGA
- a CDS encoding SdiA-regulated domain-containing protein, giving the protein MRRRSLLAMALTAGSAVGASLIGGPAKPQTSHRLTGITPATGTSTAMNSTSLMGPFRLELISRHKIRDPGLGLNEPSGLSLNADGTALYTVSDDTKAIYCMDLEGRVSLSESLFVSVSDLEGLALSSDGNRLLALQEDTNSVISIDLSSRRELQHSPLESMANYASVAMHFPSEPDNKGLEGITVNSTNQHVFVVKEGRPGLLIELDAECSTILSSRLLTTANGFSHPKLGPRRLDFSGLSYDSQRDTLWIASDQGQCLFHYDWNRDQVLQRLDLRLNDGGKPKRVRKAEGIAVDSKRGRVYVVSDRDAELYVFQLHG; this is encoded by the coding sequence ATGCGTCGACGCTCCCTTTTGGCGATGGCGCTGACCGCTGGATCAGCGGTTGGAGCGTCCCTCATTGGTGGACCTGCCAAGCCCCAAACCAGTCACCGTCTCACAGGAATCACTCCAGCTACGGGGACATCAACTGCCATGAATTCCACGTCGCTCATGGGACCGTTCCGCCTTGAGCTGATCAGCAGGCACAAGATCCGTGATCCAGGCCTTGGCCTGAATGAGCCCTCAGGGCTCAGCCTGAATGCTGATGGCACGGCGCTTTATACCGTCAGCGACGACACCAAGGCCATCTATTGCATGGATCTCGAGGGCCGGGTGTCGCTCAGTGAGTCGTTGTTTGTGAGCGTGTCGGATCTGGAGGGCCTCGCTCTCAGCAGCGACGGCAACCGGTTGCTGGCGTTGCAGGAAGATACCAATTCGGTAATCAGCATTGATCTCTCTAGTCGCCGGGAACTTCAGCACAGCCCCCTGGAGTCAATGGCCAATTACGCCAGTGTTGCGATGCACTTCCCGAGCGAGCCGGATAACAAGGGTCTGGAGGGGATCACGGTCAACAGCACCAACCAGCATGTGTTCGTGGTCAAGGAAGGACGACCCGGGCTGCTGATCGAACTCGATGCTGAATGCAGCACGATCTTGTCGTCGCGTTTGCTGACGACGGCGAACGGCTTCTCCCACCCGAAGCTTGGGCCGCGCAGGCTCGACTTCTCCGGGCTGAGCTACGACAGCCAGCGCGACACGCTCTGGATTGCCAGCGACCAGGGACAGTGCCTGTTTCATTACGACTGGAACCGCGACCAGGTGCTGCAGCGCCTGGATCTGCGGCTCAATGACGGCGGCAAACCCAAACGTGTGCGCAAAGCCGAAGGCATCGCCGTGGATTCAAAACGTGGCAGGGTTTATGTGGTGAGCGATCGTGACGCCGAGCTCTACGTGTTCCAGCTCCATGGCTGA
- a CDS encoding DUF3828 domain-containing protein produces the protein MLSLLATSLIAVAVPAADRPCPKGVIDQIDGLYQWHVKPFDDNEDPDKAFSSQRQRFTPSLFKLLLEARQLTPARDGRFLDFDVFSNTQVATYGAKVTGCSAEKGNSIQAEVAVDVGLRGQSSGTPRLLLYELNNSKGSWRINDITYLDAKAFELRSFLQKLVHPTP, from the coding sequence ATGCTGTCTCTTCTGGCCACCAGCCTGATCGCCGTTGCGGTTCCGGCCGCCGATCGACCCTGCCCCAAAGGCGTGATCGATCAGATCGATGGTCTCTACCAATGGCATGTGAAGCCATTCGATGACAACGAAGACCCCGACAAAGCGTTCTCCAGCCAGCGCCAACGCTTCACACCATCACTGTTCAAGTTGCTGCTTGAGGCCAGGCAACTCACGCCCGCGCGTGATGGACGCTTTCTCGATTTCGACGTGTTCAGCAACACCCAGGTGGCGACCTACGGAGCCAAGGTCACAGGCTGCAGCGCCGAAAAGGGCAACAGTATCCAGGCTGAGGTGGCCGTGGATGTTGGCCTGCGTGGCCAATCCAGCGGCACGCCGCGACTGCTGCTCTACGAGCTCAACAACAGCAAGGGCAGCTGGCGCATCAACGACATCACCTATCTCGATGCAAAGGCGTTTGAGCTGCGGTCATTTCTGCAGAAGCTGGTCCATCCCACGCCCTGA
- a CDS encoding gamma-glutamyltransferase family protein, giving the protein MLSAGSLAAAAAAPVSRDDPESSDPGRKPISTAAGSAVVVSANPLASSAALRVLKEGGTAADALVTAQAVLAVVEPQSSGLAGGGFLLYWDSQQQNLKVLDGREVAPRSSRPGDLLTPTGEPLPWREATARLDAIGIPGTVALLWEAHQQFGRLSWGRTLQPAIQLASDGFLPSPRLLRSISLAQRIGVGHNTAFTALYLPGGKPPPADQPFRNPQLARTLKALAQRGGTDFYRGALARQILREMAALQAGDPDFRGWSPTDLSSYAVLRRQPLCSQQLKHRICTMPPPSSGGVGLLQTLALLNQSTDLPGSSAADPQTWRQLARAQAWADADRLYWVHDPIDGGGPAAALLNPAYIQGRAKTMQAKPTKAPTPGLPPGIDRYPYGRPNQGREQGTTQVTIVDGFGNIASYTSSVETVFGSRHLVAGMVMNNQLTDFAFAPRINNQPVANRRLPGRRPMSSMAPTLVFRQGQPVLALGSPGGRSIPHLLSRVLLASLTWNESPQRSVGLPHLSSRGQRLVLEQDPPLPWPLPLDQLQTSDQPARLQRVGSGTALVQKINGRWHGAADPRREGTALALP; this is encoded by the coding sequence ATGCTGAGTGCCGGCAGCCTTGCGGCAGCTGCTGCCGCACCGGTCAGCCGCGATGACCCGGAATCCTCCGACCCAGGCCGCAAGCCCATCTCCACAGCCGCTGGCTCTGCGGTTGTGGTCAGCGCCAATCCGCTGGCCAGTTCAGCAGCCCTACGAGTTCTCAAAGAGGGTGGCACCGCAGCCGATGCTCTGGTCACAGCCCAGGCCGTGCTGGCTGTTGTTGAACCCCAGAGCTCCGGCCTCGCTGGTGGTGGCTTTCTTCTTTATTGGGACAGCCAGCAACAAAACCTGAAGGTGCTGGATGGGCGTGAAGTCGCACCACGGAGCAGCCGGCCCGGCGACCTGCTGACGCCAACCGGAGAACCACTGCCCTGGCGGGAGGCCACGGCACGGCTCGATGCGATCGGCATCCCTGGCACGGTGGCGCTGCTGTGGGAAGCCCATCAGCAGTTCGGGCGACTGAGCTGGGGCCGCACGCTGCAACCGGCGATCCAGCTGGCGAGCGATGGCTTCCTTCCCAGCCCGCGGCTGCTGCGTTCGATCAGCCTGGCCCAGCGCATCGGGGTGGGGCACAACACAGCATTCACGGCGCTCTACCTTCCCGGCGGCAAGCCACCACCGGCCGATCAGCCGTTCCGCAATCCACAGCTGGCACGCACACTGAAAGCTCTGGCGCAGCGCGGCGGAACTGATTTTTATCGCGGAGCCCTGGCCCGGCAGATCCTGCGGGAGATGGCCGCGCTGCAGGCCGGCGACCCTGACTTTCGCGGCTGGAGCCCTACAGACCTCTCCTCCTATGCGGTGCTGCGCCGCCAACCGCTCTGCAGCCAGCAGCTGAAGCACCGGATCTGCACGATGCCGCCGCCGAGCAGTGGTGGCGTGGGCTTGCTGCAGACCCTGGCCTTGCTGAACCAGAGCACGGATCTGCCCGGCTCCAGCGCCGCTGATCCGCAGACCTGGCGGCAACTGGCCAGAGCCCAGGCCTGGGCCGATGCCGACCGCCTCTACTGGGTGCATGACCCGATCGATGGTGGTGGTCCCGCCGCGGCCTTGCTGAATCCGGCCTACATCCAGGGCCGTGCCAAAACCATGCAGGCGAAACCAACGAAGGCACCCACCCCTGGACTACCGCCAGGGATCGATCGCTACCCCTATGGCCGCCCGAACCAGGGCCGCGAACAGGGCACCACCCAGGTCACGATCGTGGACGGGTTCGGCAACATTGCGAGCTACACCTCCTCGGTGGAGACGGTGTTCGGCAGTCGGCACCTGGTGGCCGGCATGGTGATGAACAATCAGCTCACCGATTTCGCCTTTGCGCCACGGATCAACAACCAACCGGTCGCCAACCGACGCCTGCCGGGACGGCGGCCGATGTCGTCGATGGCGCCCACCCTGGTGTTCAGGCAGGGCCAGCCGGTGCTGGCACTCGGCAGCCCGGGAGGCCGCAGCATCCCCCACCTGCTCAGCCGGGTGCTGCTGGCCTCACTGACCTGGAACGAATCACCGCAGCGGAGCGTGGGACTGCCCCATCTCTCCAGCCGCGGCCAACGGCTCGTGCTGGAACAGGATCCACCACTCCCCTGGCCGCTGCCGCTGGATCAGCTGCAAACCAGCGATCAACCCGCACGCCTGCAGCGGGTTGGCAGTGGCACCGCTCTGGTGCAGAAGATCAACGGCCGCTGGCACGGCGCAGCCGACCCACGCCGGGAAGGCACCGCCCTGGCTCTGCCCTGA
- a CDS encoding GAF domain-containing protein, whose translation MKTALIPEFEQERLKALSEYRILGTRPEQSYDDITHMASLVCETPIALLSLVDSERQWFKSKVGIEAEETPRDWSFCAHAIHADQPLIVTDALRDDRFVDNPLVCGDPKIRFYAGFPLNNDAEHRIGTLCVIDRKPSQLSGNQMQIMEALSRQVVSFLDLRKRSINLLESFCSESQPSGIISTCSYCRKAQDERGSWVHLDQYLAKRSTLNFSHGICDSCIEEHFPEVLEAWQAESRQSGKDVQKPAQVISD comes from the coding sequence ATGAAAACCGCTCTCATCCCTGAATTCGAACAGGAACGCCTCAAGGCCCTGAGTGAATACAGGATTCTGGGCACGCGCCCTGAGCAGTCGTACGACGACATCACACACATGGCCTCTCTGGTGTGCGAAACACCGATTGCACTGCTGAGCCTGGTGGACAGCGAGCGCCAATGGTTCAAATCAAAGGTGGGAATTGAAGCCGAGGAAACCCCCAGAGACTGGTCGTTCTGTGCCCATGCCATCCACGCCGACCAGCCTCTGATCGTGACCGATGCGCTTCGCGACGATCGCTTTGTCGATAACCCGCTCGTCTGCGGCGATCCAAAGATCAGGTTCTACGCCGGCTTTCCGCTCAACAACGATGCAGAGCACCGCATCGGCACCCTGTGTGTGATCGACCGCAAGCCGAGCCAGCTCTCAGGCAATCAGATGCAGATCATGGAAGCCCTGTCCCGACAGGTGGTTTCGTTCCTTGATCTGAGGAAACGATCGATCAATCTGCTCGAGTCGTTCTGCTCTGAGAGCCAGCCATCGGGAATCATCTCCACCTGCAGCTACTGCCGCAAAGCCCAGGATGAGCGTGGCAGCTGGGTCCATCTCGATCAGTACCTGGCCAAACGCAGCACCCTGAACTTCTCCCATGGCATCTGCGACAGCTGCATTGAAGAGCACTTCCCGGAAGTATTGGAGGCCTGGCAGGCCGAGAGTCGGCAGTCTGGGAAAGACGTTCAGAAACCAGCACAGGTGATCAGTGATTGA
- a CDS encoding 2TM domain-containing protein has product MNDQELREAALASLKHRRGLERQLRIYAITNITLVVIWALSGRGDFWPIWSIAFWGLALIWQAISYNHRPKPITEDEIQSEMKKLGS; this is encoded by the coding sequence ATGAACGACCAAGAACTCAGAGAAGCTGCCCTGGCAAGCCTTAAGCACCGAAGGGGATTAGAGAGGCAGCTCAGGATTTATGCCATTACCAACATCACGCTTGTGGTGATCTGGGCACTGTCAGGTCGTGGTGATTTCTGGCCAATTTGGTCGATTGCTTTCTGGGGGCTGGCCTTGATCTGGCAAGCCATTTCCTACAACCACCGACCAAAGCCAATCACCGAGGATGAGATCCAAAGCGAGATGAAGAAACTGGGTTCTTGA
- a CDS encoding cupin domain-containing protein codes for MRKFVLPALAAASVLITGVAGCSNRGSETTQAAAPAEPASTEVKIEEVFKGSKTLNGTALSYPEGNPELRLYRVEIPVGGKIPVHTHPAPMLVYVQGFESGDLLNTRVQPDGTEVTTVFKPGESFIEGSAEPHFVQNNSDKPTVVWVMVASVEGMPTTEWDE; via the coding sequence ATGCGTAAGTTCGTTCTCCCCGCCCTGGCGGCAGCCTCTGTTCTGATCACGGGTGTTGCTGGCTGCTCCAACCGGGGAAGTGAAACCACCCAGGCTGCTGCGCCTGCTGAGCCCGCTTCAACTGAGGTCAAGATCGAAGAGGTGTTCAAAGGCTCGAAGACGCTCAACGGCACTGCTCTGAGCTACCCCGAGGGCAACCCGGAGTTGCGCCTGTATCGGGTAGAGATCCCTGTGGGCGGCAAGATTCCTGTGCACACGCACCCCGCTCCGATGCTGGTGTATGTGCAGGGCTTCGAATCCGGGGATCTGCTCAACACGCGGGTTCAGCCGGATGGCACGGAGGTGACCACCGTGTTCAAGCCCGGTGAAAGTTTTATTGAAGGCTCCGCGGAACCTCATTTCGTGCAGAACAACAGCGACAAGCCCACGGTCGTGTGGGTGATGGTGGCCTCGGTTGAGGGGATGCCCACCACTGAGTGGGACGAATGA
- a CDS encoding M28 family peptidase, producing MALLSPACQKDLNAIAVPRHTSWDPVGLMAVRSYLREQLATLGDVEEHSFRRGSHEGVNLILKLPGRNPRRRPLLVGAHYDGPLQSIGADDNASAVAALLELGRRWSITPPRRPVWLVAFDLEEWGLIGSTVLAEQLKADRQRLKLMVSLEMLAYTSDQQSYPHPAMDRLYGNRGDFIALVANARAGLMLSRLTHAMGRHVKSKALPVPRAGIDVPAVRRSDHSPFWDQGYNALMVTDTSFMRNPHYHQMSDTIETLDLPFLASVIDGLELALGRL from the coding sequence ATGGCACTGCTCTCTCCCGCCTGTCAAAAGGACCTGAATGCCATCGCCGTTCCTCGCCATACCAGCTGGGATCCGGTGGGTCTGATGGCCGTGCGCAGTTATTTGCGCGAACAGCTCGCCACACTCGGGGATGTGGAGGAACACAGCTTCAGGCGCGGCAGCCATGAGGGCGTGAATCTGATTCTGAAACTTCCCGGCCGCAACCCCAGGCGCCGGCCGCTGCTGGTGGGCGCCCATTACGACGGGCCGCTGCAATCGATCGGCGCCGATGACAACGCCAGTGCCGTTGCTGCCCTGCTGGAACTGGGCAGGCGCTGGAGCATTACACCACCCCGGCGACCTGTGTGGCTGGTGGCCTTTGATCTGGAGGAATGGGGCCTGATCGGCAGCACCGTGCTGGCCGAGCAACTCAAGGCCGATCGGCAACGGCTCAAGCTGATGGTGAGTCTGGAAATGCTCGCCTACACCAGCGACCAGCAGAGCTACCCCCACCCCGCCATGGACAGGCTCTACGGCAACCGCGGCGATTTCATTGCCTTGGTGGCGAATGCCCGCGCTGGCTTGATGCTCTCCAGGCTCACCCATGCCATGGGGCGACACGTGAAAAGCAAAGCTCTACCGGTGCCGCGCGCAGGCATCGATGTGCCCGCTGTACGCCGCAGCGACCACAGCCCCTTCTGGGATCAGGGCTACAACGCCCTGATGGTGACAGACACCTCGTTCATGCGAAACCCGCACTATCACCAGATGAGCGACACGATCGAGACGCTCGATCTGCCCTTCCTGGCCTCAGTGATTGATGGGCTGGAGCTGGCGCTGGGAAGGTTGTGA
- a CDS encoding SDR family NAD(P)-dependent oxidoreductase, which produces MADPASQRVLLTGGSSGVGFEAAKVLSAQGHQLTIVCRNQATADQARSLLPDSVHTLICDLADLGAVAAICRQLLDRGTPLDALVLNAGLQYAGASEAQFSVQGIELTFAVNQLAHQLMAMRLLPLLHQANSPRVVITASEVHNPSSGAGKVGKPADLGDLEGLRAGAGFAMVNGSPGFDGNKAYKDSKLCNVLMARELNRQLEGALPVIAWSPGLVITRNSGGFFRYNKRSNPLGMGAFAFVARDLLRITESPENAGRLLAQLVCDPQINPGFNYFTNKVVSFGGHRLEPTDTSAEGADLQKARRLWQLSEQLISLT; this is translated from the coding sequence ATGGCTGATCCTGCATCCCAACGCGTGTTGCTCACCGGAGGCAGCTCCGGGGTGGGTTTTGAGGCGGCGAAAGTTCTCAGTGCCCAGGGGCATCAGCTCACGATTGTGTGCCGCAACCAGGCCACGGCCGATCAGGCCCGCAGCCTGCTGCCGGATTCTGTTCACACCCTGATCTGCGATCTGGCTGATCTCGGGGCCGTTGCCGCGATCTGCAGACAGCTTTTGGATCGCGGCACACCGTTGGATGCGCTGGTGCTCAATGCCGGTCTGCAATACGCCGGTGCCTCCGAGGCGCAGTTTTCGGTGCAGGGCATCGAGCTCACCTTTGCGGTGAATCAGCTGGCCCATCAGCTGATGGCGATGCGGTTGCTGCCGCTGTTGCACCAGGCCAACAGTCCGCGCGTGGTGATCACCGCTTCGGAGGTGCACAACCCCTCAAGCGGTGCCGGCAAGGTGGGCAAGCCTGCGGATCTCGGCGATCTGGAGGGACTGCGTGCCGGGGCCGGCTTCGCGATGGTGAATGGCAGCCCAGGCTTTGATGGCAACAAGGCCTACAAAGACAGCAAGCTCTGCAATGTGCTGATGGCGCGGGAGCTCAACCGGCAGCTGGAGGGCGCCCTGCCCGTGATCGCCTGGAGCCCCGGTCTGGTGATCACGCGCAACAGCGGTGGCTTTTTCCGGTACAACAAGCGCAGCAATCCACTGGGCATGGGGGCGTTTGCCTTTGTGGCCCGCGATCTGCTGCGGATCACCGAATCGCCCGAAAATGCCGGCCGCCTACTGGCGCAGCTGGTCTGCGATCCGCAGATCAACCCGGGGTTCAACTACTTCACCAACAAGGTGGTGAGCTTCGGTGGGCATCGGCTGGAGCCCACCGACACCAGTGCTGAAGGTGCTGATCTGCAGAAGGCCAGGCGGCTGTGGCAGCTGTCGGAGCAGTTGATCTCCCTAACTTGA
- a CDS encoding putative quinol monooxygenase, with protein sequence MAGFNASTPFMLLARIHVKAGCVDAYLKLAEATDAAVQASEPGMLHHTFDQDPDDPQAFVWSEVYANDAAFAAHVSNPPVQDYLQQHAELGDGFSIEVYGTVGDECRALMESFGLPLKIFASKLGYSRV encoded by the coding sequence ATGGCCGGATTTAATGCATCCACACCGTTCATGTTGCTGGCCCGCATTCATGTGAAAGCGGGCTGCGTGGATGCTTACCTGAAGCTTGCCGAAGCCACCGATGCCGCCGTCCAGGCCAGTGAGCCCGGCATGCTGCATCACACCTTTGATCAAGACCCCGACGATCCCCAGGCCTTCGTCTGGTCAGAGGTGTATGCCAACGATGCGGCCTTTGCCGCGCATGTGAGCAATCCACCGGTGCAGGACTATCTGCAACAACACGCCGAACTGGGTGATGGCTTCAGCATCGAGGTGTATGGCACCGTTGGCGACGAATGCCGCGCCCTGATGGAGTCGTTCGGGCTGCCGCTGAAAATCTTCGCCAGCAAGCTGGGCTACAGCCGCGTCTGA
- a CDS encoding FAD-dependent oxidoreductase, producing MVETGSSAQQQSHVVVVGAGWGGWGAAKALCEAGVRVTLIDGMADPSGSEPIITESGKPFEAGTRGFWKDYPNINSLTDELGLDSIYTDFTTSAFWSPDGLEATAPVFGDAPQLPSPVGQVLATVKNFKRLPVPDRLSIAGLLYAMLDLNRSDAVYRSYDAIDALTLFKQLRISDRMIDDFLRPTLLVGLFKPPEELSAAVTMELLYYYALAHQDSFDVRWIRSKSIAEQLIAPLSERLRERHQLTVLGGTLASKLNVSSDGQSIRSLETRNVMTGSSAVLDDVDAVVLAVGAKGMGSLMSQSPQCGVLAPELVQAGTLGTIDVVSVRLWLDRYVPVADPANVFSRFSALQGSGATFFMLDQLQKQSEAELWGGETPQGSVIASDFYNATAIAELSDQAIVDCLMQDLLPMAQPAFGEAKVVDQEVRRYPRSVSLFSPGSFNKRPPLETSLAPVVCAGDWVRMGEREHGAKGLCQERAYVCGLEAGNSLLRRGIVRGEGVPRTKQHPVIPIRSDEPQVLLGRALNKLVMDPLETLGINWPWLAK from the coding sequence ATGGTCGAAACGGGTTCTTCAGCGCAGCAGCAATCGCATGTGGTGGTGGTCGGCGCCGGTTGGGGTGGCTGGGGTGCCGCCAAGGCGCTCTGCGAAGCCGGCGTGCGCGTGACCCTGATCGATGGGATGGCCGATCCCAGCGGCAGTGAGCCGATCATCACCGAGAGCGGCAAGCCGTTCGAGGCCGGCACCCGCGGCTTTTGGAAGGACTACCCCAATATCAATTCACTCACCGATGAGCTGGGGCTCGACTCGATCTACACCGACTTCACCACCAGTGCCTTCTGGTCGCCAGATGGGCTGGAGGCCACCGCACCGGTGTTTGGTGATGCGCCACAGCTGCCCAGTCCGGTGGGGCAGGTGCTGGCCACAGTGAAGAACTTCAAGCGACTGCCGGTGCCGGATCGGCTCAGCATCGCCGGACTGCTCTACGCCATGCTCGATCTCAACCGCAGTGATGCGGTGTACCGGAGCTACGACGCCATCGATGCGCTGACGCTGTTCAAACAGCTGCGCATCAGTGATCGCATGATCGACGACTTCCTGCGACCCACGCTGCTGGTGGGACTGTTCAAGCCGCCGGAGGAGCTCTCAGCAGCGGTGACCATGGAGCTGCTCTACTACTACGCCCTGGCCCATCAGGACTCGTTTGATGTGCGCTGGATCCGCTCCAAGAGCATTGCTGAGCAGCTGATTGCGCCGCTCAGTGAGCGCTTGCGTGAGCGCCATCAGCTCACGGTGCTGGGCGGCACCCTGGCCAGCAAGTTGAATGTCTCATCCGATGGCCAGAGCATCCGCTCGCTGGAAACCCGCAACGTGATGACAGGCAGCAGCGCTGTGCTCGATGACGTGGATGCGGTGGTGCTGGCCGTGGGCGCCAAGGGCATGGGCTCCCTGATGTCGCAGTCGCCGCAGTGCGGCGTGCTGGCACCGGAGCTGGTTCAGGCCGGCACGCTTGGCACGATCGACGTGGTGTCGGTAAGGCTTTGGCTGGATCGCTACGTGCCGGTTGCCGATCCCGCCAATGTGTTTTCGCGCTTCAGCGCACTGCAAGGCTCCGGTGCCACCTTCTTCATGCTCGATCAGCTGCAGAAGCAGTCGGAGGCTGAGCTCTGGGGTGGTGAGACTCCGCAGGGATCGGTGATCGCCAGCGATTTCTACAACGCCACCGCGATCGCTGAACTGAGTGATCAGGCGATTGTCGATTGCCTGATGCAGGATCTGCTGCCGATGGCGCAGCCCGCCTTTGGCGAGGCCAAGGTGGTGGATCAGGAGGTGCGGCGCTATCCGCGTTCGGTGTCGTTGTTCTCGCCGGGGAGTTTCAACAAGCGGCCGCCGCTGGAAACCTCACTGGCCCCGGTGGTCTGTGCCGGCGACTGGGTGCGCATGGGTGAGAGGGAACACGGAGCGAAAGGGTTGTGCCAGGAACGCGCCTACGTGTGCGGTCTTGAAGCGGGCAACTCGCTGCTGCGTCGTGGCATCGTGCGTGGCGAGGGCGTGCCCAGAACGAAGCAGCACCCTGTGATTCCGATCCGCTCGGATGAACCGCAGGTGCTGCTTGGTCGTGCGCTCAACAAGCTGGTGATGGATCCGCTGGAGACCCTGGGCATCAACTGGCCCTGGCTGGCGAAGTAA
- a CDS encoding DoxX family protein, whose translation MSTPVSPNRVLDFLGRVFIAAVFVNALPGKFTDFAGNAARIASKGIPEPLANVLLFAAILVLIAGSILLVFGADTILGASLLLVFLVPTTLVFYASPFQAVPFLMNLALIGGLILAITRSTANPAPNFRKVRAKAFDSIR comes from the coding sequence ATGAGTACCCCCGTATCGCCCAACCGGGTTCTGGATTTCCTGGGCCGCGTATTTATCGCCGCCGTGTTTGTGAACGCGCTGCCCGGCAAATTCACCGACTTCGCCGGCAACGCCGCTCGGATCGCTTCCAAGGGGATCCCCGAGCCGCTGGCGAATGTGCTGCTGTTCGCAGCGATTCTGGTGCTGATCGCCGGTTCGATCCTCCTGGTGTTCGGCGCCGACACGATTCTGGGCGCGTCACTGTTGCTGGTGTTCCTGGTGCCCACCACCTTGGTCTTCTATGCGTCCCCGTTTCAGGCGGTGCCTTTTCTGATGAACCTGGCACTGATTGGTGGCCTGATCCTGGCGATCACCCGATCAACGGCTAACCCTGCGCCCAACTTCCGCAAAGTGCGGGCCAAGGCCTTCGACAGCATCCGCTGA